The stretch of DNA TGTAATTATTCGCCAGCTTGGTATACAAGCTTATCAACTAGTTTTAGTGGCTATGCAACGTTTTACTGAGCGACGTAAAGCTAATACTATTGATGAGATATGGCTAGTACAGCATCCACCAGTATTTACTCAGGGAAATGCTAGTGAATCAGAGTACTTGCTGCTAATACCTGGAGATATTCCGGTAGTACAAAGTGATCGAGGTGGAAAGATTACTTATCATGGCCCAGGTCAACAAGTAATGTACGTTATGCTAGATTTACGACGGCGTAATCTACTTGTACGTGATTTAATTACAATACTAGAAAAAACTGTTATTACTACACTTTATAAATTTGCTATTACGACTGCTTATAGTAAAAAAGATGCACCAGGCGTATATGTAGGAGATGATAAAATTTGTTCTATTGGTCTACGTATTAGAAAAGGTTGTTCTTTACACGGTTTAGCTTTAAATATTGCCATGGATTTATCTCCTTTTTTACTTATTAATCCCTGCGGGGAAGTTGGCTTACGTATGACTCAATTAAGCAGGCTTTCACCAGTAGTATATAATACAACAGATGTCGTTAAAGTTTTACTTGAGGTCTTTCTATCTTTATTAGGAGGAACTAATACAGGAGCTATTAAAACCTGGCATTATAATGATTACCTAAATAATAGCGAGAGTTAAACACATAGCGTGAAATTAAGTGAACAAGTAAGTAGATGGTAAAGATAGAAAAAAAATTACATAAGCCTTTATGGCTAAAAATTAAACTTCCATCTTCTGATTACAAGATTAAAGTAATTAAGAAGACAATGAACAAAAGTAGCTTATACACAATATGTGAAGAAGCATGTTGTCCTAATCTTGCTGAATGTTTTAACAATGGTACTGCTACTTTTATGATACTAGGTAATATCTGTACTCGCAGGTGCCCATTTTGTAATGTAGCTCATGGTAGGCCGTTAATTCCAGATATTCATGAACCAGAAAAACTAGCAGAAACTATTACTAATATGGGATTACGTTATGTAGTAATAACTTCGGTTAACCGTGATGATCTATATGACGGGGGCGCGCAACATT from Baumannia cicadellinicola str. Hc (Homalodisca coagulata) encodes:
- the lipB gene encoding lipoyl(octanoyl) transferase LipB, producing MTNNVIIRQLGIQAYQLVLVAMQRFTERRKANTIDEIWLVQHPPVFTQGNASESEYLLLIPGDIPVVQSDRGGKITYHGPGQQVMYVMLDLRRRNLLVRDLITILEKTVITTLYKFAITTAYSKKDAPGVYVGDDKICSIGLRIRKGCSLHGLALNIAMDLSPFLLINPCGEVGLRMTQLSRLSPVVYNTTDVVKVLLEVFLSLLGGTNTGAIKTWHYNDYLNNSES